In Eucalyptus grandis isolate ANBG69807.140 chromosome 4, ASM1654582v1, whole genome shotgun sequence, the following proteins share a genomic window:
- the LOC104442694 gene encoding LOW QUALITY PROTEIN: putative disease resistance protein At4g19050 (The sequence of the model RefSeq protein was modified relative to this genomic sequence to represent the inferred CDS: substituted 1 base at 1 genomic stop codon): protein MDGKKTSNSASHNGSCYGAIWVRGCNYEGKSLVENIAIQLSVVPSDDEWEEDDNTEMEQQEQENVLENLKWRIQEKLKLMKTAKLDQMKTSKPEEEKTAKVDQKDAPGDEKGPYILVVLDDFDNMRHWRIYSDLNDLLQGVKADFPRALCRPPPSVSGETTGFERLSAAIGKGSQGRPGVIIMIAEAINRVKDSELDNAVEEMASIIKSADNAKLWQHVYQMLPSTLSKCCWHCRYLFVHHNKIHYNELTAHWLLEGYFGHHDHYETAYEEAHHTLMEFKVRGFLKEKEDSYITMDSDALGVEDHRRDGLSGSAHVGVASVLGDHRWAGLGRVIQSDGMIKTSSKKSDEMSTLFIDGARFRREVPETFLQHKNQLKVLVIINPMFEKVPSQLAELKELQVLVLRGCHILKSVDEIHKLTNLLVLEISGARMVKQIHDDIFEHMKDLRSLNLSEVGIRWLPASLLNRSELRWLILRKCPNLNQLCDTSLLKKKEAASESVLLLAKLEVVDFSGSDSFWSIQVKNLSPLEKLQILNLSKTRIGRLPFFHNLGELTRLLXGDCPSLARLPTLKPLTKLKILDLSMTTCLKEVQDDPQETKTDFRVLDLPGSAVNKLPLNISSLSHLLLSSCVHLCKLPSTQGLPGLEELNLCDASALEEFEDGSFEHLNSLHRLILSNTKIKALPSLSQPSVSLLLLKNCKFLTKLQNLPLLQKLEVLDLSGSSELVITSNDSFQGMSRLKTVNLSETKIESLPRDCFPVSLRHLIIRNCPHWNNLPSLEALKNLEVINLCEFEELPSLSCLTNLRELSLRGCSCKVLELDALKELELLDLLGTKVESLPWLETFRKLQQLLLGDCADLESLENLKSLTELEVLDLSGTKIQEFPYGISDLTSLKKLNLQDMKHMKEIDWSKIKYVPEEFNLGGCGSLSSEIAESSDWPSISICGTRFFQFVEENPMLWDTCFQKFHFSVWHPKNSDGRIYDLGDRRLLMDIESQGGFPYHKEPGRYLEIHGSYSKFNPPECVLELSDHISLTDDSSLRNLSELVKENLRSIKSCWLDRCKGISSIVDGEGDARASGKLYSLYLCNLSSLSCVCDDSVQSEVFGGLKHLYIDCCPMLISIFPFSKLPKKLETLQIKFCEKMERLVNPDMPVECNLQTLDLLELPKLKRIRVMMVSLRVLKVRQCPDLENLEEVLGGAENLEVLHIFHAAMLERIRSQTMKPGSFKNLKQLKIQSCPQLEQVSPSSELPPNLEILEIDSCNSLKTIFGGSFAGTSLKRLKLCNLPSLSSTVFIVPHQCHVVSNCQNLQIDRSS from the exons ATGGATGGCAAAAAGACAAGTAATTCTGCCAGCCACAATGGCTCCTGCTATGGAGCTATTTGGGTCCGAGGATGTAATTATGAAGGCAAATCTCTTGTTGAAAATATTGCCATTCAGCTGTCTGTAGTTCCTTCTGATGATGAGTGGGAGGAAGATGACAATACTGAGATGGAGCAGCAGGAGCAAGAAAATGTCTTGGAAAATCTGAAATGGAGAATACAGGAAAAGCTTAAATTGATGAAAACTGCAAAACTTGATCAAATGAAAACTTCAAAGCCTGAAGAGGAGAAAACAGCGAAGGTTGATCAGAAAGATGCTCCCGGAGATGAAAAAGGTCCATATATTCTTGTAGTTCTGGATGATTTTGATAACATGCGTCATTGGAGAATTTATTCTGATTTAAATGACCTCCTCCAAGG TGTCAAGGCAGACTTTCCTAGGGCCTTGTGCAGGCCGCCACCTTCGGTGAGCGGGGAAACTACTGGATTTGAAAGACTGTCTGCAGCTATTGGAAAAGGTAGCCAGGGTCGTCCTGGGGTAATTATCATGATTGCAGAAGCTATCAATCGTGTTAAGGACTCTGAATTGGACAATGCAGTTGAAGAAATGGCCTCTATAATTAAATCTGCTGATAATGCAAAATTATGGCAACATGTGTATCAGATGTTGCCAAGCACCCTCAGTAAGTGCTGTTGGCACTGCAGATACTTGTTTGTCCATCATAATAAGATCCACTACAATGAGCTGACAGCTCATTGGTTATTGGAAGGCTATTTTGGTCACCATGATCATTATGAGACGGCCTATGAGGAAGCACATCATACTCTGATGGAGTTCAAAGTTCGTGgatttctaaaagaaaaagaggacaGTTATATTACTATGGACAGTGATGCTTTGGGAGTCGAAGATCACCGACGTGATGGACTCAGCGGGTCTGCACATGTTGGTGTGGCTAGTGTGCTGGGTGATCATAGATGGGCTGGTCTTGGGAGGGTTATACAGAGCGATGGGATGATAAAGACGAGTAGTAAGAAAAGCGATGAGATGTCCACACTCTTTATAGATGGTGCTCGTTTTCGCAGGGAAGTCCCTGAAACATTTCTCCAACACAAAAACCAACTTAAAGTCCTGGTCATCATAAATCCAATGTTCGAAAAGGTGCCCTCACAACTTGCAGAATTGAAGGAGCTTCAAGTACTTGTTCTGAGGGGCTGTCATATATTGAAGAGCGTGGATGAGATCCATAAACTTACAAACTTACTAGTTCTTGAGATATCTGGGGCTCGCATGGTGAAGCAAATCCATGATGATATTTTTGAGCATATGAAAGATCTTAGGTCTCTTAACTTATCTGAAGTTGGCATCCGGTGGCTTCCTGCATCTCTCCTAAATCGGAGCGAACTCCGTTGGCTCATTCTTAGAAAATGTCCCAATTTAaaccaattgtgtgatactagtttattgaagaaaaaggaagcgGCAAGCGAGTCAGTGCTTTTATTGGCAAAACTGGAAGTGGTTGATTTCTCTGGTTCAGACTCTTTCTGGAGTATCCAGGTCAAGAACCTCTCTCCGCtggaaaaacttcaaattctcaATCTTTCTAAAACCAGGATTGGGCGCCTCCCCTTCTTTCATAATTTGGGGGAGCTCACTCGACTCCTCTGAGGTGACTGTCCATCCCTGGCAAGACTCCCCACCCTAAAACCATTAACTAAACTTAAGATTCTCGATCTTTCGATGACAACATGTTTGAAAGAAGTACAGGACGATCCTCAGGAAACCAAGACTGACTTTAGAGTTCTGGATCTCCCAGGTAGTGCTGTAAATAAGTTACCTCTCAACATCAGCAGCCTATCTCATCTTCTTTTGAGTAGTTGTGTTCATCTGTGCAAATTGCCATCTACGCAAGGCCTCCCAGGCCTTGAGGAGCTGAACCTTTGTGATGCCTCTGCACTGGAAGAATTTGAAGACGGCTCATTTGAACATCTTAATTCCCTTCATCGACTCATCCTCTCAAATACTAAAATCAAAGCTCTGCCATCACTTTCTCAGCCTTCTGTAAGTTTGCTCTTGCTAAAGAATTGTAAGTTCCTTACTAAGTTGCAAAACTTGCCTTTACTTCAGAAACTGGAAGTTCTTGATCTGTCGGGAAGCTCCGAGTTGGTGATAACAAGCAATGACTCCTTTCAGGGCATGTCTCGCCTGAAGACGGTCAATCTCTCAGAGACTAAAATCGAAAGCCTTCCACGAGATTGCTTTCCTGTCAGCCTCCGTCACCTAATAATAAGAAATTGCCCCCACTGGAATAACCTTCCTTCCTTGGAAGCTCTAAAAAACCTAGAGGTCATCAACCTCTGTG AATTTGAGGAATTGCCATCTCTGTCCTGCCTCACTAACCTTAGGGAGCTCTCTCTGAGAGGTTGCTCCTGTAAAGTGTTGGAGCTCGATGCCCTGAAGGAGCTTGAGCTGCTGGATCTATTGGGGACTAAGGTCGAGTCTTTACCTTGGCTGGAGACTTTTCGCAAGCTCCAACAACTACTGCTAGGAGATTGTGCTGATTTggaaagtttggaaaatttgaagtCTCTTACCGAATTGGAGGTTCTAGATCTTTCGGGGACAAAAATACAAGAATTTCCCTATGGAATCTCGGATCTGACTAGCCTGAAGAAGCTCAATCTGCAGGATATGAAGCATATGAAAGAAATTGACTGGAGCAAGATAAAGTATGTTCCAGAGGAGTTCAACTTGGGAGGTTGTGGATCCCTAAGTTCTGAGATTGCTGAATCTTCTGACTGGCCTTCCATATCGATTTGTGGTACCAGATTTTTCCAGTTCGTGGAGGAGAATCCCATGCTGTGGGATACATGcttccaaaaattccacttttctgtttggcatcccaaaaattcagaTGGAAGGATATACGACCTTGGAGACAGGAGACTACTGATGGATATCGAATCTCAAGGAGGATTTCCTTATCATAAAGAACCTGGGCGGTATCTGGAGATCCATGGATCCTATAGCAAATTCAATCCACCTGAGTGTGTTCTTGAGCTTTCTGATCACATATCGCTAACAGATGATAGCTCTTTGAGGAACTTATCTGAACTTGTTAAAGAGAATCTAAGATCAATAAAGAGCTGTTGGCTTGATAGGTGCAAAGGTATCAGTAGTATAGTTGATGGTGAAGGAGATGCCAGAGCTTCAGGAAAGCTTTACTCTCTTTATCTGTGCAATCTTTCTTCCTTGAGTTGCGTATGTGATGATTCAGTGCAGTCTGAGGTCTTCGGAGGTCTTAAGCACTTGTATATAGATTGTTGCCCGATGCTCATCAGCATTTTCCCATTCTCCAAGCTGCCAAAGAAGCTTGAAACccttcaaatcaaattttgtgaGAAAATGGAAAGGCTAGTCAACCCTGATATGCCTGTAGAATGTAACTTGCAGACGTTGGATCTTCTGGAATTACCAAAGCTTAAGAGAATCAGGGTTATGATGGTCTCCCTGCGAGTACTGAAAGTGAGACAGTGTCCGGATCTGGAGAATTTAGAGGAAGTGCTTGGAGGAGCTGAAAACTTGGAAGTTCTCCATATTTTCCACGCTGCTATGCTAGAGAGGATACGCAGCCAGACAATGAAGCCAGGGAGCTTCAAAAATCTGAAACAGCTTAAAATACAATCTTGTCCCCAACTGGAACAAGTATCTCCGTCATCCGAATTACCACCAAACCTGGAGATTCTTGAGATAGACTCGTGCAACAGCTTGAAAACTATATTTGGAGGCAGCTTTGCGGGTACTTCATTGAAAAGATTAAAACTCTGCAACTTGCCTAGTCTAAGCAGCACTGTGTTCATAGTACCACATCAATGTCATGTTGTCAGCAACTGCCAAAATCTGCAAATAGACCGATCCAGTTAA